The following proteins are co-located in the Camelina sativa cultivar DH55 chromosome 12, Cs, whole genome shotgun sequence genome:
- the LOC104733999 gene encoding NAC domain-containing protein 92-like has translation FNTFFSATAIGEVDLNKIEPWDLPWKAKMGEKEWYFFCVRDRKYPTGLRTNRATEAGYWKATGKDKEIFKGKSLVGMKKTLVFYKGRAPKGVKTNWVMHEYRLEGKYSIENLPQTAKNEWVICRVFQKRADGTKIPMSMLDSRINNRIEPAGLPLLMDCSQQDSFPGSSSTHVTCFSDQETEDKSLVHESKDGSGSLFYSDPLFLQDNYSLMKMLLDGQETQYPGRSFDGHNPSGLAGAEELDCVWNF, from the exons TTCAACACTTTCTTCTCTGCTACTGCCATTGGTGAGGTTGATCTCAACAAGATCGAGCCTTGGGACTTACCTT GGAAGGCTAAGATGGGGGAGAAAGAATGGTATTTCTTTTGTGTAAGAGACCGGAAATACCCAACCGGTTTAAGGACAAACCGGGCAACAGAAGCCGGTTATTGGAAAGCCACAGGTAAAGACAAAGAGATTTTCAAAGGGAAATCACTTGTTGGTATGAAGAAAACTTTGGTTTTCTATAAAGGAAGAGCTCCTAAAGGAGTTAAAACCAATTGGGTCATGCATGAGTATCGTTTAGAAGGCAAATACTCTATTGAAAACCTTCCCCAAACAGCTAAG AACGAATGGGTTATATGTCGTGTATTCCAGAAACGTGCCGATGGTACAAAGATTCCAATGTCAATGCTTGATTCTCGCATTAATAACCGAATTGAACCTGCCGGTTTACCTTTGTTGATGGATTGTTCTCAACAAGACTCTTTCCCCGGTTCGTCCTCAACTCACGTGACCTGCTTCTCCGACCAAGAAACCGAAGACAAGAGTCTTGTCCACGAGTCCAAAGACGGTTCTGGTTCTCTGTTTTACTCTGATCCTCTGTTTCTACAAGACAACTATTCCCTAATGAAGATGTTGCTTGACGGTCAAGAAACTCAATATCCCGGTAGATCTTTCGACGGTCATAACCCGTCCGGTTTAGCCGGTGCGGAGGAATTGGATTGCGTTTGGAACTTCTGA
- the LOC104732891 gene encoding uncharacterized protein LOC104732891 codes for MLKFLSKVRIEFNTLDPRLASCVEFLAQCNARKAKESNPNCQVLVKRRTDEQPPQITVTFVNGVEEAFDAAATSAQSIRKMILDKGNYLETEQMFREAGDQWPVLIPDEEILQEAPGVKPRKAEDKK; via the exons ATGTTGAAGTTTCTATCAAAAGTAAGAATTGAGTTCAACACATTGGATCCAAGACTCGCGTCTTGTGTTGAGTTCTTGGCTCAGTGCAATGCACGGAAGGCCAAAGAGTCGAATCCCAATTGTCAGGTTTTGGTGAAACGTAGAACAGATGAGCAGCCGCCGCAGATCACTGTCACCTTTGTCAATGGCGTTGAGGAAGCTTTTGATGCAGCTGCAACATCTGCTCAGTCGATTCGAAAGATGATTCTCGATAAAGGTAATTATCTTGAGACAGAGCAGATGTTTCGTGAAGCCGGTGATCAGTGGCCTGTGCTTATCCCTGATGAAGAGATTCTCCAAGAGGCTCCTGGTGTTAAG CCGAGAAAAGCAGAAGACAAGAAGTGA
- the LOC104732892 gene encoding uncharacterized protein LOC104732892 yields MGASSSTDNKESSEKREIESLAASTGALPLLQRSFSKLVDSQTNTVPFQSFKKSFGLSYDSITSEGGQKVPDSFPRLLECLGSSLVDLFFVPDKEGLSWVEFASGYVKCCGRMSSSMSFNTLLRVYYVTAKDAGFSPKLEFESDESDCKISGSISSSELLVFLWLCWTMSWDGRTSKAAEMKGSLFLPDISHLILSALVSCVEPESGNSFDVWETDVSGLELELPIGKFLTWALTTVPSLTECLSHFCNSRLQNVEDGSGPSKSTAVDDSAPKTSENTLLTCGRAWAISLTSKSAISEEILSSYFPCNSDETNNLLYRSYYHGKGMNRLWSNVQGYHAPVLVIISASCEVEHKGTSSERKWVIGAILQQGFENKDAFYGSTGNLFSISPVFHSFSSSGKEKNFAYSHLHPAGGVYDAHPKPVGIGFGGTLGNERIFIDEDFAKITVRHHAVDKSYQSGSLFPNQGYLPVEALVLDIEAWGLGGNKAREIQQTYQKREELFTNQRRKIDLKTFTNWEDSPEKMMMDMMGNPNAPRKEER; encoded by the exons ATGGGTGCTTCATCTTCAACAGACAACAAAGAATCATCTGAGAAACGAGAAATCGAAAGCCTCGCCGCTTCAACCGGAGCTCTTCCTCTGCTTCAACGTTCCTTCTCAAAGCTCGTCGATTCTCAAACCAATACAGTTCCTTTTCAATCCTTCAAG AAAAGTTTTGGTTTGAGCTACGATTCAATTACTTCTGAAGGAGGGCAAAAAGTTCCAGACTCGTTTCCCAGATTGTTGGAGTGTTTAGGATCGTCTTTAGTAGATTTGTTCTTCGTACCTGACAAAGAAGGATTGAGTTGGGTTGAGTTTGCTAGTGGTTATGTCAAATGCTGTGGGAGGATGTCATCTTCGATGTCTTTCAATACTTTGTTGAGAGTTTACTATGTGACAGCTAAAGATGCAGGCTTTTCTCCAAAGCTTGAGTTTGAATCTGATGAATCTGATTGTAAGATTAGCGGGTCGATTTCGAGTTCAGAGTTGCTTGTGTTTCTTTGGTTGTGTTGGACAATGTCGTGGGATGGTCGGACTTCTAAAGCTGCTGAAATGAAAGGGTCTTTGTTTCTTCCGGATATAAGTCATTTGATTCTATCAGCACTGGTGTCTTGTGTTGAACCTGAATCTGGAAACAGTTTTGATGTATGGGAGACTGATGTTTCTGGATTAGAACTCGAACTTCCTATTGGGAAATTCCTAACGTGGGCTTTGACAACAGTTCCTAGTCTCACTGAGTGCCTTTCTCACTTTTGTAATTCGAGGCTTCAAAACGTTGAG GATGGATCTGGACCTTCAAAGTCTACTGCTGTAGATGATTCTGCGCCCAAGACAAGTGAAAATACCCTTCTAACATGTGGAAGGGCATGGGCGATTTCTTTGACGAGCAAAAGTGCAATAAGCGAGGAGATTTTGAGCTCATACTTTCCTTGCAATAGTGATGAAACAAATAATCTTCTATACCG CTCATACTATCATGGGAAAGGCATGAATCGACTGTGGTCCAATGTTCAAGGCTATCATGCTCCAGTACTAGTGATCATTTCTGCAAGCTGTGAAGTCGAACATAAGGGTACTTCAAGCGAGAGGAAGTGGGTCATTGGTGCAATCTTGCAGCAAGGTTTTGAAAACAAAGATGCATTTTATGGAAGCACAGGGAACTTGTTCTCCATAAGTCCAGTCTTCCACTCATTCTCATCTTCTG GCAAGGAGAAAAACTTTGCGTATAGCCATCTGCATCCCGCTGGTGGAGTCTACGATGCACACCCTAAACCTGTTGGAATTGGATTCGGTGGAACTCTTGGAAACGAGAGAATTTTCATTGATGAAGACTTTGCTAAAATCACAGTCCGTCATCATGCAGTTGATAAATCTTACCAGTCAGGCTCTCTTTTCCCAAACCAG GGCTATTTACCAGTAGAGGCTTTGGTTTTAGATATTGAAGCATGGGGGTTAGGTGGAAATAAGGCAAGGGAAATTCAACAAACATACCAGAAAAGAGAAGAGCTTTTCACCAACCAACGTCGAAAG ATCGACTTGAAAACATTTACGAATTGGGAAGATTCACCTGAGAAAATGATGATGGACATGATGGGTAATCCTAATGCTCCTAGAAAGGAAGAGAGGTAA
- the LOC104732893 gene encoding peroxidase 62, producing the protein MGLVRSLCSFIVFLSCLIAVYGQGTRIGFYSTTCPNAETIVRTAVTSHFGSDPRIAPGLLRMHFHDCFVQGCDGSVLLAGPNSERTAGANTNLRGFEVIDDAKRQLEAACPGVVSCADILTLAARDSVALTQGQSWQVPTGRRDGRVSLATNVNNLPSPSDPVAIQQRKFSAFRLTTRDLVALVGGHTIGTAACGFFTNRIFNSTGNTADPTMDQTFVPTLQRLCPQNGDGSARVDLDNGSGNTFDTSFFNNLSRGRGILQSDHVLWTNPTTKSIVQEFMASSSNFNVQFARSMVKMSNIGVKTGRSGEIRRVCSAVN; encoded by the exons atggGTTTAGTCCGATCACTTTGTTCGTTCATAGTCTTCCTTAGTTGTCTCATCGCGGTTTATGGCCAAGGTACGAGGATTGGGTTCTACTCGACCACGTGCCCCAATGCCGAGACGATTGTTCGGACCGCAGTGACATCTCACTTTGGTTCAGATCCACGAATTGCACCCGGGTTATTGAGAATGCATTTCCATGATTGCTTCGTTCAAGGTTGTGATGGTTCGGTGCTTTTAGCGGGACCTAACTCTGAAAGAACCGCTGGTGCAAACACTAACCTCCGTGGTTTCGAGGTCATTGACGATGCCAAGAGGCAACTCGAGGCGGCATGTCCTGGTGTTGTCTCTTGTGCTGATATTTTAACATTAGCGGCTCGTGACTCCGTTGCCCTC acgcaAGGACAAAGCTGGCAAGTCCCAACGGGACGTAGAGATGGACGAGTTTCCTTGGCAACGAACGTTAACAATCTCCCTTCTCCAAGTGACCCCGTAGCCATTCAACAAAGGAAATTTTCCGCTTTTCGCCTTACCACTCGCGATCTAGTCGCTCTTGTTG GAGGACACACGATAGGAACAGCTGCATGTGGGTTCTTCACGAACAGAATATTCAACTCGACCGGAAACACAGCAGATCCAACCATGGACCAAACATTTGTACCAACACTTCAAAGACTTTGTCCCCAAAACGGAGACGGATCAGCTCGTGTGGATCTTGACAATGGAAGTGGAAACACATTTGACACATCCTTCTTCAACAATCTCAGCCGTGGTAGAGGAATTCTTCAATCCGATCACGTTCTTTGGACTAATCCCACTACAAAATCCATAGTGCAAGAGTTCATGGCTTCAAGCAGCAACTTCAATGTTCAGTTCGCGAGGTCAATGGTTAAGATGAGTAATATTGGTGTGAAGACAGGGAGAAGTGGAGAAATTCGTAGGGTTTGCTCTGCTGTTAATTAA